From Mytilus edulis chromosome 8, xbMytEdul2.2, whole genome shotgun sequence, one genomic window encodes:
- the LOC139485651 gene encoding uncharacterized protein, producing MANKSRGQPQNKTPKLFPCATDHDFSTLTTKLKIKEDMLDKIDQKNKQLYLENERLKRKNEILERDKEAALSRLSKIAGEKLAKGNPSITDLGDPNRPTKLGERWSSLYTDEWTDAFEEISTKCKTNKTAVPEKILLKIVDWCYTTCSKLSQNQAKVIEKLLRDVALQLNLQDESKNDINKNIHGKCNITVSEEDDSIKPFIETFRSQRQNNERLMETAVKRCVDDYLKSNKEATENEIIFVKKCSELCWCICIADPPMVIEYKNCERKLIDSTKFNKYNRSGTTVEFVVWPTLLLYKDGPVLAKGTVQTNG from the exons ATGGCGAATAAAAGTAGAGGACAACCACAAAACAAAACTCCAAAACTATTCCCATGTGCTACTGATCATGATTTTAGTACGTTGACCactaaattgaaaataaaagaggacatgctggatAAAATAGATCAGAAAAACAAACAGTTATATTTAGAAAATGAGCGACTGAAAaggaaaaatgaaatattagaaAGGGATAAGGAAGCTGCTCTATCAAG GTTAAGTAAAATAGCCGGAGAGAAACTAGCAAAAGGAAATCCGTCCATAACAGATCTTGGGGACCCAAACAGGCCTACAAAACTTGGAGAAAGATGGAGTTCGCTTTATACCGATGAATGGACAGACGCTTTTGAAGAAATAAGTACAAAATGCAAGACAAATAAGACTGCTGTCCCAGAAAAGATTTTACTGAAGATAGTTGAT TGGTGTTATACTACATGTAGCAAGTTATCTCAGAACCAAGCCAAAGTTATTGAGAAGCTGCTTCGGGATGTTGCTCTCCAGTTGAATTTACAAGACGAAAGTAAAAATGACATC aataaaaatatccATGGTAAATGCAACATCACAGTCTCCGAAGAAGACGACTCAATTAAGCCTTTCATTGAAACCTTTAGAAGTCAACGTCAGAATAATGAGCGCTTGATGGAGACAGCAGTAAAA agatgtGTTGACGACTATCTAAAATCAAACAAGGAAGCTacagaaaatgaaataatttttgttaaaaaatgttcTGAACTTTGCTGGTGCATATGTATTGCTGATCCACCGATGGTTATCGAATACAAAAACTGTGAAAGAAAACTTATTGACTCTAcgaaatttaataaatataacagATCTGGAACAACCGTGGAATTTGTAGTATGGCCTACATTGCTGTTGTATAAAGATGGACCTGTTTTAGCAAAAGGGACTGTACAAACGAATGGTTAA
- the LOC139485653 gene encoding uncharacterized protein isoform X2, with protein sequence MFWFETDTCTIENGTKTLHDRRNCSCSEDLEICKKEGIDEDEMINRLEISIAYGMCPHLIFAKYGLSVSCKQEITSTEIFKVWDTSDITNNVRHISRPSAGVYLIHLLILYCKFEILKAVLPLYTTMKVKIEDMISVKHHISPVLFAVAHYRISMAKMIAQNFPHFPEDLTFREPCWVSFDCLRHGELYVALMTNQFNGFTTLLPFHNNLCHDKLLMTWELWAKKLGKCIEEKRKVEAELLLSPKKIPIWGYNYLFHYAYETGCYSIYHKVLRDTKFYRQFLKRKQDVHMTRTLDELMVKAVFSGDPNVVQLFVNRGFNVNATFLRITVLKWAEYLAYDDVCKVLESSKSFRKNDNGDPILVCLINHGVFRRMSYRSPAIDPLPIIHQACESGRCSYLPFDAFQNAFRYEYMQYDIIKYFLLRGCDASYFMEKLDHNDRRVPIFFHLLISSNAKLKFDAILKFYTKGIYRHIIKTVAEPNVLDMIYDVTSNHLNANKEELLTNNLLRTSIGKSEEDLAKYVDWIGKPQSLKNICRRFFRSTYRVAKYVVFLKSIKTVVPASIHNYLSMQDFLEFLLPDSELKEIEEKTKNAEKYVLKCSPDQYELHLHDSN encoded by the exons AGACCGACACTTGTACTATAGAGAATGGAACCAAAACTTTGCATGATAGGAGGAACTGCTCCTGTTCAGAAGATTTggaaatatgtaaaaaagaagGTATAGATGAAGATGAAATGATAAACAGATTAGAAATAAGCATTGCATATGGCATGTGTCCACACTTGATATTTGCCAAATATGGACTTAGTGTTTCATGTAAGCAAGAAATCACATCAACCGAAATTTTTAAAGTTTGGGATACCAGTGATATAACGAATAATGTAAGACATATATCTAGACCTAGTGCTGGTGTATATTTAATCCATTTACTAATACTGTATTGCAAATTTGAAATACTTAAAGCAGTTTTACCTCTTTACACTACCATGAAAGTGAAAATTGAGGACATGATTTCAGTAAAGCATCATATTTCTCCCGTGTTGTTTGCAGTTGCGCACTATAGGATTTCTATGGCAAAGATGATTGCACAAAACTTTCCACATTTTCCAGAAGACTTAACGTTCCGTGAACCATGTTGGGTAAGTTTTGATTGCTTACGACATGGCGAACTCTACGTGGCACTAATGACGAATCAATTCAATGGATTTACAACGCTTTTACCATTTCATAATAACTTGTGCCATGATAAGTTACTGATGACATGGGAGCTTTGGGCCAAGAAACTTGGAAAATGCATTGAAGAAAAAAGGAAAGTAGAAGCAGAGCTTCTTCTGTCGCCTAAAAAGATACCAATTTGGGGATATAACTATCTCTTTCATTACGCCTACGAAACAG GTTGTTATTCAATTTACCATAAAGTTTTGAGGGACACAAAGTTTTATCGACAGTTCCTGAAAAGAAAACAAGATGTACATATGACAAGAACATTAGATGAACTGATGGTCAAGGCTGTGTTTTCAGGAGATCCTAATGTTGTCCAGCTTTTTGTAAATCGTGGATTTAATGTCAATGCAACTTTTCTTAGAATTACAGTCCTAAAATGGGCTGAATATTTGGCGTATGACGATGTTTGCAAAGTTTTGGAATCGAGTAAATCCTTTCGTAAAAATGATAATGGTGATCCCATTTTGGTTTGCCTCATCAATCATGGTGTATTTAGACGTATGTCATATCGTTCCCCTGCCATTGACCCGTTACCAATCATTCACCAGGCATGTGAAAGTGGTAGGTGCTCTTATTTGCCGTTTGATGCGTTTCAGAATGCTTTCAGGTACGAATACATGCagtatgatattataaaatattttttattacgaGGGTGTGATGCTTCATATTTTATGGAAAAACTCGACCATAACGACAGACGTGTACCTATATTCTTCCATTTATTAATAAGCTCAAACGCAAAATTAAAGTTCGATGCAATACTAAAGTTTTATACAAAGGGAATATATCGACATATTATAAAAACTGTTGCAGAACCCAATGTTCTTGATATGATTTATGATGTTACAAGCAATCACCTTAATGCAAACAAAGAGGAACTCCTTACAAACAATTTATTAAGAACAAGTATTGGAAAGTCCGAAGAAGACTTGGCAAAGTATGTTGATTGGATTGGTAAACCGCAGTCACTTAAAAACATATGTCGTCGTTTCTTCAGGTCAACATATAGAGTAGCAAAATATGTCGTATTTTTGAAATCAATTAAAACTGTCGTTCCAGCATCTATACATAACTATTTATCAATGCAAGATTTTCTAGAGTTTTTACTGCCTGATTCTGAACTAAAAGAGATAGAAGAAAAGACTAAGAATGCAGAGAAATACGTATTAAAATGCTCTCCTGATCAGTATGAGTTACACTTGCATGATTCgaattga
- the LOC139485653 gene encoding uncharacterized protein isoform X1, which translates to MYCGNILFDPYSEYGKRFNWLADRVKLTRKEKYEFLLAVKNKPEEDVIKFIREHPWVISCMFWFETDTCTIENGTKTLHDRRNCSCSEDLEICKKEGIDEDEMINRLEISIAYGMCPHLIFAKYGLSVSCKQEITSTEIFKVWDTSDITNNVRHISRPSAGVYLIHLLILYCKFEILKAVLPLYTTMKVKIEDMISVKHHISPVLFAVAHYRISMAKMIAQNFPHFPEDLTFREPCWVSFDCLRHGELYVALMTNQFNGFTTLLPFHNNLCHDKLLMTWELWAKKLGKCIEEKRKVEAELLLSPKKIPIWGYNYLFHYAYETGCYSIYHKVLRDTKFYRQFLKRKQDVHMTRTLDELMVKAVFSGDPNVVQLFVNRGFNVNATFLRITVLKWAEYLAYDDVCKVLESSKSFRKNDNGDPILVCLINHGVFRRMSYRSPAIDPLPIIHQACESGRCSYLPFDAFQNAFRYEYMQYDIIKYFLLRGCDASYFMEKLDHNDRRVPIFFHLLISSNAKLKFDAILKFYTKGIYRHIIKTVAEPNVLDMIYDVTSNHLNANKEELLTNNLLRTSIGKSEEDLAKYVDWIGKPQSLKNICRRFFRSTYRVAKYVVFLKSIKTVVPASIHNYLSMQDFLEFLLPDSELKEIEEKTKNAEKYVLKCSPDQYELHLHDSN; encoded by the exons AGACCGACACTTGTACTATAGAGAATGGAACCAAAACTTTGCATGATAGGAGGAACTGCTCCTGTTCAGAAGATTTggaaatatgtaaaaaagaagGTATAGATGAAGATGAAATGATAAACAGATTAGAAATAAGCATTGCATATGGCATGTGTCCACACTTGATATTTGCCAAATATGGACTTAGTGTTTCATGTAAGCAAGAAATCACATCAACCGAAATTTTTAAAGTTTGGGATACCAGTGATATAACGAATAATGTAAGACATATATCTAGACCTAGTGCTGGTGTATATTTAATCCATTTACTAATACTGTATTGCAAATTTGAAATACTTAAAGCAGTTTTACCTCTTTACACTACCATGAAAGTGAAAATTGAGGACATGATTTCAGTAAAGCATCATATTTCTCCCGTGTTGTTTGCAGTTGCGCACTATAGGATTTCTATGGCAAAGATGATTGCACAAAACTTTCCACATTTTCCAGAAGACTTAACGTTCCGTGAACCATGTTGGGTAAGTTTTGATTGCTTACGACATGGCGAACTCTACGTGGCACTAATGACGAATCAATTCAATGGATTTACAACGCTTTTACCATTTCATAATAACTTGTGCCATGATAAGTTACTGATGACATGGGAGCTTTGGGCCAAGAAACTTGGAAAATGCATTGAAGAAAAAAGGAAAGTAGAAGCAGAGCTTCTTCTGTCGCCTAAAAAGATACCAATTTGGGGATATAACTATCTCTTTCATTACGCCTACGAAACAG GTTGTTATTCAATTTACCATAAAGTTTTGAGGGACACAAAGTTTTATCGACAGTTCCTGAAAAGAAAACAAGATGTACATATGACAAGAACATTAGATGAACTGATGGTCAAGGCTGTGTTTTCAGGAGATCCTAATGTTGTCCAGCTTTTTGTAAATCGTGGATTTAATGTCAATGCAACTTTTCTTAGAATTACAGTCCTAAAATGGGCTGAATATTTGGCGTATGACGATGTTTGCAAAGTTTTGGAATCGAGTAAATCCTTTCGTAAAAATGATAATGGTGATCCCATTTTGGTTTGCCTCATCAATCATGGTGTATTTAGACGTATGTCATATCGTTCCCCTGCCATTGACCCGTTACCAATCATTCACCAGGCATGTGAAAGTGGTAGGTGCTCTTATTTGCCGTTTGATGCGTTTCAGAATGCTTTCAGGTACGAATACATGCagtatgatattataaaatattttttattacgaGGGTGTGATGCTTCATATTTTATGGAAAAACTCGACCATAACGACAGACGTGTACCTATATTCTTCCATTTATTAATAAGCTCAAACGCAAAATTAAAGTTCGATGCAATACTAAAGTTTTATACAAAGGGAATATATCGACATATTATAAAAACTGTTGCAGAACCCAATGTTCTTGATATGATTTATGATGTTACAAGCAATCACCTTAATGCAAACAAAGAGGAACTCCTTACAAACAATTTATTAAGAACAAGTATTGGAAAGTCCGAAGAAGACTTGGCAAAGTATGTTGATTGGATTGGTAAACCGCAGTCACTTAAAAACATATGTCGTCGTTTCTTCAGGTCAACATATAGAGTAGCAAAATATGTCGTATTTTTGAAATCAATTAAAACTGTCGTTCCAGCATCTATACATAACTATTTATCAATGCAAGATTTTCTAGAGTTTTTACTGCCTGATTCTGAACTAAAAGAGATAGAAGAAAAGACTAAGAATGCAGAGAAATACGTATTAAAATGCTCTCCTGATCAGTATGAGTTACACTTGCATGATTCgaattga